Genomic window (Danio rerio strain Tuebingen ecotype United States chromosome 24, GRCz12tu, whole genome shotgun sequence):
atatatatatatatatatatatatatatatatatatatatatatatatatatatatatatatatatatatatatatacatagttttGTATTTTCATTAGTGGTAAAATTGTAAGATCacttatatttacataaaataataagaGTAATAAAGGCTAATAATGATTCACCAATGGAACACAAACTTCTACAGATGCACTATTTGTCAGAAgctaattatttgtttaattgattaaaatataGATTGTTGAAataatcattcagtcattcaccTTAAAGGCAATGATGCAAAAATGTCCTATTACagaactattattaataaaacctctctttattattattattattatcatcatcatcatcatcattattattatcattattattaatttataatgttatattattgaaatgcattttcatttgattgttgttgtagttttacatttTCTTAGTACGAAAATAAAGCTTGTGATCGCTTTAAATTGTGAAACCATTGTTACTTTAGTGGATATATAGGCTattatgtagtgtgtgtgtatgaaattgTTTATAcgcatattaaaatttttttattaacattactaatatttttggtcCATACAGAGGCGTGTATGTAGTGTTTTTGAATCTGATTTTTAGAGTACAACACAAAGTGAATGGATGCCACCTGGTGGATAAGAGTCGAAAGTACTCTCAACAAAAAGTGTATAAAGTCAGAAActtattttataatcatttaaaataaaaaataaaccactACTTGgttatttgtatattttgaccagttgtcatatatatatatatatatatatatatatatatatatatatatatatatatatatatatatatatatatatatatatatatatatatatatatatataatgaataaaacattGTCATTTTATAACGGATTATTTTGCCTTATATGTTATATGTTTTTAGACAGGTAAATTATCTTTtgataagaaaataaacaatttttaacTTAAGAACTTAGAAATGTTATTTGTATGTTAAGCCTGATTTTCACCTATTTCTTTTTCCACTTTatagaaataattttttaaaatgacattaaaaatatattacagactttaataataaatttttcttccggaaagtattcatagcgcttcactttttccacttttgttcatgttacagccttaatccaaaatggtttaaattcattACTTCATGGTTGGTTAAATTcatggttgttcttctgtaagtTTCTTCACTCTCTACAAAAGATGGAGCCCAGGGTTACCCTTACACAAGAGTGGGGGtataaccctggtgtcctggccaaattgtCTTCATCGTCCTTCACCCATTATGGCCTCCCAAACattcccatccaccgaattggctttatcactgtctctccactccatctattggtgtgtggtgagtgcactagTGCCgtttcctgtggctgccgtctCATTCTTCTagtggatgctgcatactggtggtggAGTGGGGAGACCcgcctctcatgattgtgaagtggtttgcgtgtatggccatacacaataaatgcactatataaatacgtACATGACTCAGAATTATTTaaccccctgaattaatagccccctgtttattttttttcccagtttATGTTTAactgaaaagaagattttttagacacatttctcaacataatagttttaataacttatttctaataactgatttattttatgcaaaatcttgctctgttaaacataatttgggtaatatttaaaaaataaaaaaaaatcaaagggggctaataattctgacttcaactgtacatacttaCTAAATACcaattttattagtttaatgGATGTAAGTGCAAGTTTCACATTTACCCTTAGTCATGAGCTTCTTCTTCAGGAAGAAGACTTTTCCCTTTTTGTAATTCAGAATGTTGATAAAGACTTTTCCTTTTTgtgggaaaatgttttgtttggttttattaaTTGTAAAACAGAACCTTTacataaaagaaaatgtatttattaatcgtCTTAATTTATGAACAAAActttatatacataaattaaatttacaaaccaaaaatctaaataaaaaatacgcATATATTACTTACTGAAACGCAGAAGAACTCTCTtacaaaaaaagctttaaaacatctgaaatttgtAATTGATTAAATCTTTTTCTTTAATGTAGGATAATGTAGCTCATATACCGCTTCAGTATATCTTTTTTTACgttaattattattcatatttttcattttcttctttATAATGtactgcaggggtgtccaaactctgtcctggtctggagagccagtgtcctggagagtttatctcttactcgcttcaacacacctgccaggaagtttatctcttgattagctggatcaggtgtgtttgattagggttggagctaaactctccgggacaccggccctccagttttgacacccctgatgtacTGTGATTGTATATTTACCCATTATTCAAAActattaaaactaattaaataaaaaaaatcttcatcttCGGGTGTGGCCTTTTCTCCACATCAGATGCCAATTTAGCTTAGTCAATTTACACAGGGAGAGCATAaaagctccacacagaaaggtcaactgacccagctgggctcgaaccagcaaccttcttgctgtaaggtgacagtactaaccactgagccaccgtgtcgcccaactATCTCTTATCTATtacaaaaaaagctttaaaaacaacagaaatttTGTATAatctttataatttatttaatgtgtgaAGATGTAATTAGCCATTCTaggctatattcattcatttatttttccttcggcttagtctttttattaatcaggggtcgccacagaggaatgaaccgccaacttatccagcaaatgttttacacagctgatttcctttcagctgcaacccatcactgggaaacacccatatactctcattcacatacatacaccaCAGATAATTTACCTACccattacccaattcacctacactgcatgtctttggactgtgggggaaactagctctcggaggaaacccacaccaacaaggggagaacatgcaaacttgatTTTATAACCATTATAAAGACGAAAATTAAAAAGatgggaaaatgaaaacaaataatataatgtgTTGTGATTGTAGcattattcataatattaataatcattaaaaaagctTCTTCTTCAGGTGTCGTCTTTTCTCCACATCAGTAGATGGCGCTGATGAACTCGTACTGTGACGGTAAGACCAGCAGACGCAGCAGACACGTGCATGTGATGTATGTGTACAGGAGCTGTTTACAGCAAAAACTTCGTATCCCGATAATTTATCCGTAGTTCTATCTACTAATTTGACGGTAACGTGTTTTTATCACATTTAGCTGTCGATCTTTGGAGCTGTCATCTCACCGGGATTAAGTTCGTCCATATCACTGAGCTGTTTTCAGGATAAACATGGGCAAAAATAAACAGAAAGGCAAAAAACAGCCGAATGTGTTTCAGGTCGCGAACAAACAATCAAAACCCAAGACCAAAGCGAAGCCTGTGAAGAGCTCACTGAAACATGTAAGTTtgtttactgaggtgaagttggttttatattcacacattcgttcgcTTGTggcatgctccctatattgtttatcatggtactttgaatattcggtctaaaaTCACTTGAAAGCACGACCTGAATACAACATTAGCAGTATTTATTTGACTacgttactttttttaaattaagcagAAAGTACGAATgtttgaatataaaaccaactttataattttttttgttgttgaacattttattttaaacactgtcATACAAATTGACAGGTTTAATTTTTCAgtttagcaaataaataaatgcaaaaacaaatatacaacaataataatatagacTTAAAATAACTAGATACActttgaaagaaaaaataataataattcagcagTAACATATTTGTCTAATCTATATTAGGCATAAGCCAGTATAAGTttttgacggtatgataaccttggataaaaatatcacggttttactcTATTAtggtattgagattactgctctaaaaaataatctttttgaatgtctgggtaaaaaacaaaactcttttcccctttgtacacaatatattttattttgaaaacatttataatattttggagcaaacATGCTAGGCTTAATAATTCAATTGAATGATTCATTTCTGCtgccttaatttgtttgttttgtcaaaaaacatatttttttacaatttaaaatggcatatttGGAGAGCTTTTCTGCTGGATATACTGctttcctaaaaaacaaacaaaaaaaagtaaataaaaaaagcttactcgtaccttaggaacggtatagcggaaaatgttgacggttttaaaaccttaacttttgcTAACTTTTGCATGCCTAATCTATATACTTTCAAAGTTCATGAGTTCAACAAAttcaggtaaagttggtttaatattcccacattcagactttctccctaataataatttaagacattaaaataattttaaatacttaaaagtaaaatcatattagcagccaatgacaatCAAAGAACAGCATTGTTCACATTCAATTAAACAGTgtcaatgttgttttgaagttatACTTGCATGTAATTTCTGtccaaatattcaaagtgccatggtaaacaatatgagctgtcactgaacaaatgtgaatataaaaccaactttacctcaatgttcAACAAAAGAGTCACAATCTAGATTTTCCAAAAAGTCATAGAATACTTTCCAAAAAGACCAAaatgagttttgtttttaaaaaataggtTAAGACAAGATGTCACCCCCTTTATCCACTGATTTATCAGGACTGTCTTCTTTTTTCCAAGAACATGCAATTATATCTTTAGCTTCCAGCTAACCTAAAGTGAACAGCAGTCTTTCATTTTTTAGCTTAACGGACAGATATGCAATATAAGATGGGATTAGGCATGGGATGacaaccggtttcaaggttttaaaaccgctaaaattttctgttataccattcctaaggtatatgtaagggttttctttgtcttttaaagttttgtaaagatatttgtgtttttgaaactaatgacgaTAGTAGATgtagtttacttatttattttaatgttatttatttatttaggctgaCATGttaactgttccaaaatattataaatgtttcccaaaataaaatatattgtgttcagtgggggtaaaatgttgttgttttttaccaaaatgtttaaaaagaacttattttcgagtagtaatcacaataccatgaaactgaTATTTTATGCAATCATTTGATATACAATATTCAGTATTTTAACTCAAAAACAAATTACATTGTatgtaatttgtttacattaataaCACAACATTTTGCTGAAGACAGTCTAGAGGATTGTTGGATTAATGTTGATGTTTCTTCTTCAGATAAACACTGTGAGAAATGAAAAGGTGGAGAGCTTGAATCAGATGTTCACACCATTACAGCAAGATGTCAAAAGTTTGTCAAAATCCACAAAGAGTGAAATTAAAAAAGCACAGAAGGTGAGACTTTTTTTCtcttgatgttttgttttggtttatttgtgtaGATGCTGTTACTttacattaagtttttttttttttttttaattactgaatACAGGAACATACATAACagtaattaaaacataaaatacagcATCAAtattcagaccaaatattcaaagtgccatggtaaacaatatagggagcatatCAGAAGTGACAGAACgattgtgcaaatataaaaccaacctttacaagatttttgtgtatttttgctaGGGATtctctgatcaggatttttgtaGCTGATACGAGTATCCTGATTCcgtgtcatggtgatcggccagTACGGAGTgccgattctgatgctttaaactttatataactttgccattgcattaagcacattttccctaACACCCCCCACACATAATTGACCTCCACACATGTTGTAGCCGCTTATGTATAATATATGGGTGCACACATGCATCTTCCTCTGCTTATAAAACAAACACTTATGATTGGCTGATGAGAATGGCCAGATTAGCCATTACCgatcgagtcatgaaatgtgattattaaTCTCTGGCAGATTAATCGAAGCGTCCCTAATTTTTACAGCAAAACGCTAGAATTGACGCAAATAATGTTatacgttttgagaaaaaaatgtcataaaattgtcattttagGGCGTAGATATTTAATAGAAATTCCCTGTAAAATCCTGAAGAGACTGCTCAATGTATCAAACTGATTGTCACTAATAAAAAGGTCAAATATGAGgcctaatttaattaatttaatgatttgcaattatgaaaaaaaaagtccaaatttGGAAGAAAAACTTTTCCATCATCATTCACTGTACCATATTGATGTAAAACTGCATGTATATAAAAGAACAAGTGATCATAGaagattgtattattttttaatgattaaaaatgtctttttgacCAAAGGCTAAATCTTAGCAGTTTGATCAATagaataaacatataaaaatgtaatatgatCTTTAAGGTAAAGTCTTTTAATAAGTCACCTAATGATTCTTACTCTAAATGTGCCTGAACCTATTTTGATATGTAAactattagggttgggcgatgtccaccaatttggcatcgtacagtGTCTAATTTGAAACGTCGCGATAGGGATGTCCCGATTcaacattttaacttccgatacgataccgatattgCAGTCATCAGTTCGATACGATACCGATATAAATCCGATATCAGAACAAATTATGAATactttatttttacctattttgtTGAGTCGAATGTATGAAAggctagatcaaactgagaacaagTCAGCCACACTAAGTATGAAAATAACAACCAGTTTATTAACTTCtggttgcataaatgtgaacttttacataagaatatataaaatgaattaaagaataaatattaagaccctgaaaaatatcttaattgaataaacaaaaatacatttttaaagtgcaaaatgctaattaaaggtcacttcagttatttatttttaccatcagcaaagagtagaaacagctgagagcagaaacataagaaaaaaaaatgtttattgaacAACATGATAAAGGTTCAGTGTCCAAAATTTAAatttcacacacagctttttgataaatttttgatCCAGCTGAGCTGAAATATCGCTTTCAAACTGGGCAGCagaaataatttattgttaagttaataaaaatgtgcagtatggttagtacaaacatttacatgatcagaGCTATTTCATCTGTGTTTGTATCATAAGAAGATTAAGGCTGTATAAATGTTCCagaacattattaattttataatatatattgcacatattatatttaacataaaaatacttgcagaggctagattgaaacacacctttacCCCACAGCTCTAgaaataatgtgacttttaaaaataattttgtttatcaAAATTCATTATATTCCATCAGATTCCACCCTACTGCCCACATGGGAAAATTAGACAATGTAACAGCAAACTgatgtgcaaagctgacactgtttatcagagcactttatctttctgggctttttaaagaagagttaaaCATGAGAATGTCTCTAATAAAATTTTCCTTCTGCCCCAAAAGTAATACCATTCTTTCTTTTACACTGTAATGGCCATCAGCAGCAGAatgatttcttattcttatttaacagacaatgaaaacaacaaaaatgtttagcattttacatgacactgttcctttCAGAGTGTTCaggtaaaaaatgaaataaagaataataaatccaCTATTTCACTCCTATTATCCATGTgcaccactgacaggtcaaatctgctcccTCTCTTGGTGCTGCTGAGAGATTGAGATTGAAAGTTTGCGTATAAAATAATGTAGAAACGCAGCTAAAGAAAGCAGAATCCGGGACATGTTCGGCGATTTAAATCTTGGCTGAATGCAATTTTTAAGTCCCAAATAGAGGACATGTCCGGGAAAAAGGTATTGTAGGCTTTTTTCCCGCGTGTCCTCGCGCTCTTCTCAAAGCTAAAGTCAGAGCACGTGTCCAgcgcgtctctgtgggtctgctgcAGCGGAGACTTTTCTCATGCACACAGAACCGGACCGCTGAGGTAAAGTTTTATGTGTGGGAAGCGCTGGTGATGAATTAGGTATCACACTGGATGAACCACGATATGCCATGACCGAATTGAGGCTCGCACGATGTGTGCTACGTAGCCATTCGGTGCCTTATGTTGCTTAGCAGCCTTatgcaaaacaatgtaaagatcgcTTGACGTGAAGTAAATAAACTAGTAACATTAGAGATGTGCCGTTGTTGCTAGCGTCAGCGTGTGCTACCGTCACAATAGATTTCTATTGTAATACACCATACCTTAGTTTGAGGAGCATGTTAAATCTTAGAGACTTTCCTagcaagcagtgttgtgatcaCATGGGCTTTGCACGCTGGCTCTAGACGCTGCTGGATAGAATAGCTGTAACGGAGTTTAGAGAGTATCGGACTGCTTATATCGGAGATTTTTAAAGCAGTCTGATATAGTTTTTTGGACTGATATCGGACGAATTTCCGATATCAATAtcggatcgggacatccctacgtCACGATGTACGATGGCATCGTCATTGTAGGCGgcagtaaattaattatttatgaataatttattaattcataattatttgtagcctaccgtttcaactacctgacccgcatggtctttgttttacccataaccaaattataaataaatttagtcctaaaagtttgaaaacccctgctataTACTGTCATTACACCGAATAACATTTTAGTGGCTGCCTTCAGCCTTCAAAAAATCAATTATATTAGGGTCCATTGTAatatatgaatacaatttaaagCTGTATCACAAATTAATTATTTCAGCCATTCAATGCTTAACATTAATAGTTTGATGCTTTCTCCTCTTCACCAGTGCATTGTCAGATCTCATGTAAACTGTATATTTTAGGTGGTGAGAGACGCTCCGAAGGAACCGGTGAATGTGGACAGTGCTGCACAGCTTTTCTCTCAACTATAGAAAACAGAAAATGATGAACTCTGAAACTTCATACCCACACCCTTTtactaaaaaaacacacacatcatatCTATTCATATTCATCAGTATAATTTATAATAACATCCTACAATGCTTTTCCCAGACTGGTTTTGTAAATGTACTCTACAATAGTGTATGCTAATCGCACAGCCAAGCTTAATGTCCAAAAAGACATTAGCCAGTTTTCCCAGAGCACTAGGATTCTGCATTTGAATGTTGTGTTTGCTGAGGCATGCAGAAGAGAGTCATTaaaggctgatttttttttttaaatgagtgtttCTTGTGTTGTCTTGAGTCAGCTGGAGCTGCTTTTCTGTTTCTCTTCAGATCAATGCTTGAACTTGTGACCCATTAAAGAGTGATGACCCactctatttatttgtttatttatttatttcgtgATTGAGCTGAAGAAGAACTTTTTGTACTTCTCAGCACTAAAAGAGCTCTTGTTGGAGTCTGTTCAGTGTTTCATTGCGAATCTGCTGATGGTTTGTTTAGGAAGGTTTCAATGTCCAAGATGCTCTTTTATGCAAGTAAGAGTTCATTGCAGATGTGGGTCAAAATTTCTGAAAGCAAACTTGGTGTTTTGTCAGAatgatcacaaaaaaaaataaaaatttgaataataaaaaatatataataatattagaaaataattgGCCTTAAATATCTTGATCAAAGatgataataatgaataattataattacataataattaaatcatatttaataattatattataattattagggCCTTCAAGATTTTTTTGATGCACCATGATGTATACgcaggataatatttacatttgttagtTTGCtctaaatgctcatgttgttctttGCATGCACTTTAGTTTTGtttgatgcatttaaaaagtgtgttttctttgagcaggtaaaattaaaggtacgagtcatatatctgactgcttgtattaaaggacaaaaagtattacaaataatataaaggcctaaatataaatagatttatacattttaattcaagaaTTCTTGTGTTGTTACTTAAAATATACAATTGTGTAAGTATCTTCAATGCatcgtgatgcaccgagatatcgaattgaaccgaatcggtGGCATGACGATTGTAATCTAACTGAACCTTGAGACTAATGTAGGTTTACAGCcatagtaattaaataataatgcaatattaaatgtttttagtgaattagaaagttttttttgttttgtttttttttgctcagaaaaGAATAGCTTTTTTTAAACCATGATTTAAAGACCACATTTTTGTCATTCAGtgttacagtatatttatttattgatagaTTGATATTTagagaaagcatattaaatgcaagttttaatgcctcattcacactagcagtgactttgtagctgcctgtcattctgggtggcgacctgctgcaaGCTCATGCCTGTGTAGGTCTACAGTATGATTACAACcggcctctgagcgagctgatagaagatcacgtgagctctactggcgctcctattggctgtcgttTAAGAAAGTCGCTCGCTCAACTCTTCACAACCCTATGAAGATTTATATTGTATAAacatttagcatttatttttacttatttacatatttttttaacgtCTAGTACAATCGTCATGACCATACGTTGTTTTTTCCTCCTATATTTGTATCAGCCTGTTGTAATTGTATTACTTCATATTTGTTTTTGCGTGTAAGGCCTACTTTGTATAGttctttgaagaaaaaaaataagttgctCGCTCTTCGTTGAAATGGTCGCTTGTCGCTGCGAGTCGCTCATACTGGGAATGAGGCTTAAGGCTTCAAAGAACTTAAAAAATACACTCAAAATATGGGTGAAGTGAGGTTCCGTCTTGTTcattaaaacaaatgaatgtaattatttaaattaataattattctgAGTTAGCATTGTTCTTAATAGattaattttaaatcaattttatgTAATCAAACAATTGTATTAAATATGcctgacaataaataataaaatttataaatattatctaaataattaaaatgatatattgtataTAAATCAATCTACAAATAAATTTActgtaatacatacatacatatacttgtatttttgtatgtatgtatgtatgtgtatatatatatatatatatatatatatatatatatatatatatatatatatatagtttttatttccagccatatttaaaacaataatttgatTACACAAATCAATTTTTAAGTATCTATTAAAAATTAATCTGTTAATCTCTAAGAACAATGCTACCTCGTAATAAGTGTTTCATTGAATGATGATGGAACCAGATTTCACTTATATTTAGACAGTTTATTTTCATGAAAGCAATTTgaaatctgattaaaaaaaactgactCTTGCATTTATTATGCTTTCTCTAAATATAAAATCACCTAATTGAGTTTGATGTTCTTGTTTGATCAATATGTATCTAGTGTGATTGGgggaatttaattttttattttgaaacaatTACATATGTTTATTTACCAATGATGCACTTAATCAAGTGACAGTATGTACAGTTgtactgtgttaaaaaaaaaaaacaaaaaacaaaacaaaaaaaaaaaaaatatatatatatatatatatattttttttttctttacctttCTGTTAATGAATTCTAAATAAGCATCAACATTTCCTAAGCAAACATTATGGTAATTGATTTCAGAATTGATCATATTatgaattgtttattaaaaaaattgtgaagggcatccgctgtgtaaaacatgctggataagttagcaggtTCATTTCGCTgcggcgacccctaataaataaagggtctAAAAGcaatgaatgagtgtttgtgctgTCCACATGAAGTATGAGAGCGCACCGAAACACATGCAACTAAGCTTATTCAATATTTATCTTTATTATAATCACTTCATCTCCTTCTTCTGCTCTACTTTAGCTTCTTTTAGTCGACTGTTAAATTGATAGTAGACCGTTCATTTAGTTGAATACTGGTTAATAGGTTTGGCTACTGGAAACTGCTGTCTTGTTGTCTAAATACCTGAAGAAACTGTCATTTCCAAACAAGATCTGCAACCGTGCCTGGATCTTATTTATCTAGTGGAGACTGATCCATCATCCAACACCATCTTCTCATTACATTTTTACCGTTTAAAGATGGTGTGATGGCAGCTCAGCACCACTAGAGGCCACACTTTTATCACAATAGCACCACATTTACAGCCCATCACAAATCGGATGCTTGTATCACAGAATTAAGTGAGGGCGAGtgtattattatttcacaataaACAGGCATTT
Coding sequences:
- the rbis gene encoding ribosomal biogenesis factor, translating into MGKNKQKGKKQPNVFQVANKQSKPKTKAKPVKSSLKHINTVRNEKVESLNQMFTPLQQDVKSLSKSTKSEIKKAQKVVRDAPKEPVNVDSAAQLFSQL